Proteins from a genomic interval of Caulobacter sp. SL161:
- a CDS encoding SRPBCC family protein, which produces MLCMRVRNPVALAIVAFSLLVAGQAWSFDLSAKAKAALAKGEAYAEVFPDPDGISGHVKGVVDIDAPPQKVWRIMTDCAAAKVMITTLAVCRIVEGDMARGWDIREHVTRRNLVFPGLRIVFRSDYEPYSRIKFRLVGGDLKVEQGEWKLQALDGGRRTRVLYDNRLAVDWPVPKALIREALRKDTPKVLMNLKRLCE; this is translated from the coding sequence GTGCTGTGCATGCGCGTTCGAAATCCCGTCGCTCTGGCCATCGTGGCGTTTTCACTCTTGGTCGCGGGCCAGGCCTGGTCCTTTGATCTCTCCGCCAAGGCCAAGGCGGCGCTCGCCAAGGGGGAGGCCTATGCCGAAGTGTTTCCCGACCCTGACGGCATCTCAGGGCATGTGAAGGGTGTGGTGGATATCGATGCGCCGCCTCAGAAGGTCTGGCGCATCATGACCGACTGCGCGGCCGCCAAGGTGATGATCACCACGCTCGCGGTCTGCCGCATCGTCGAGGGCGACATGGCCCGCGGGTGGGACATCCGTGAGCATGTGACCCGACGCAATCTCGTGTTTCCCGGTCTGCGGATCGTCTTCCGGTCCGACTACGAACCCTACAGCCGCATCAAGTTCAGACTGGTCGGCGGCGATCTGAAGGTCGAGCAGGGCGAATGGAAGCTGCAGGCCTTGGATGGCGGCCGACGGACCCGGGTGCTCTACGACAATCGCCTGGCCGTCGACTGGCCTGTCCCAAAGGCGCTGATCCGTGAGGCTCTCCGGAAAGATACGCCCAAGGTGCTGATGAATCTAAAGCGCCTCTGCGAGTAA
- a CDS encoding bifunctional lysylphosphatidylglycerol flippase/synthetase MprF, with protein sequence MSSTVFRPAAHAIAPTVAAILAASAGVMLLASGATPSEPTRFLLLLAFAPDLLIEISHFFSSILGLVLLLLAFGLRARLGAAWWAALIVLGASAVLAIFKGLNWEETAMLLVCFFVILPFHDAFPRKAALTKMEITPGWLLSAAAAIVGASVLGWWSFNHTEFADKSWIRILQDHDEAARAIRSSVAAAIVLLAVGVWRLIATAATPPVVDDTDPEFDRVRAILAKAEGAEPSANLALLGDKRFLFSASGETFLMFGVRGRSWIALGPPVGKREERMELFWRFRELADAHAARAGFYGLGPDDLPDTVDLGLAIQKTGESAAVPLEAFSLVGRRREVLRRNWRKAGEGGAAFEVLPVGAAPAMMDELKSISDSWLSHHAGGEKSFSMGGFDPRYVAEFPVAVVRSEGKIVAFATLWTTAAKTAFSMDLMRYSDEAPKNVMDYLFVELLQWGKDEGYSAFEFGVAPLAGLQDRPLAPIMSRVGRLLYERGEEIYNFQGVRRYKDKYDPVWQPRYIAAPQKWAIPFLLADIGLLSSGGVSGLAKRPKKLPEKAAT encoded by the coding sequence ATGTCCTCGACAGTTTTCAGGCCCGCGGCCCATGCGATCGCCCCCACCGTGGCGGCGATCCTGGCTGCGTCGGCGGGTGTCATGCTGTTGGCCTCCGGGGCGACGCCGTCCGAGCCGACCCGCTTCCTGCTGCTGCTCGCCTTCGCGCCGGACCTGCTGATCGAGATCAGCCACTTCTTCTCCTCAATTTTGGGTCTCGTGCTGCTGCTGCTGGCCTTTGGCCTGCGTGCGCGGCTCGGCGCGGCCTGGTGGGCCGCTCTGATCGTGCTGGGGGCCTCGGCCGTTCTCGCCATTTTCAAAGGCCTGAACTGGGAAGAGACCGCCATGCTGCTGGTCTGCTTCTTCGTGATCCTGCCGTTCCACGACGCGTTTCCCCGGAAGGCCGCGCTCACCAAGATGGAGATCACGCCGGGGTGGCTGCTCTCAGCGGCTGCGGCCATCGTCGGAGCGTCGGTCCTGGGCTGGTGGTCGTTCAACCACACAGAGTTCGCCGACAAGTCCTGGATCAGGATCCTGCAGGATCACGACGAGGCGGCCCGGGCCATCCGCTCGTCGGTCGCCGCGGCTATTGTCTTGCTGGCCGTCGGCGTCTGGCGCCTGATTGCGACGGCTGCGACCCCGCCGGTGGTCGACGACACTGACCCTGAGTTTGATCGGGTGCGCGCCATTCTCGCCAAGGCCGAAGGGGCCGAGCCCAGCGCCAACCTCGCGCTGCTGGGCGACAAGCGGTTTCTGTTCTCGGCGTCAGGCGAGACCTTCCTGATGTTCGGGGTCCGCGGCCGGTCGTGGATCGCGCTCGGTCCGCCCGTCGGCAAGCGCGAAGAGCGCATGGAGCTGTTCTGGCGCTTCCGCGAACTGGCCGACGCCCACGCCGCGCGTGCGGGCTTCTATGGTCTCGGACCCGACGATCTTCCCGACACAGTGGATCTGGGTCTGGCCATCCAGAAGACCGGGGAGAGCGCGGCGGTGCCGCTTGAGGCGTTCAGTCTGGTTGGGCGGCGTCGCGAGGTGCTGCGCCGGAACTGGCGCAAGGCCGGCGAAGGCGGCGCGGCGTTCGAGGTCCTGCCTGTGGGCGCGGCGCCGGCCATGATGGACGAGCTGAAGTCCATCTCGGACTCCTGGCTCTCGCATCACGCGGGCGGCGAAAAGAGCTTCTCGATGGGGGGCTTTGACCCACGCTATGTGGCCGAGTTCCCCGTCGCGGTTGTTCGCAGCGAAGGCAAGATCGTCGCCTTCGCCACGCTGTGGACGACGGCCGCCAAGACGGCGTTCTCCATGGACCTGATGCGCTACTCTGACGAAGCGCCCAAGAACGTCATGGACTATCTGTTCGTCGAGCTGCTGCAGTGGGGCAAGGACGAGGGGTACAGCGCCTTCGAGTTCGGGGTCGCGCCGCTGGCGGGTCTGCAGGATCGCCCTCTGGCCCCGATCATGTCGCGCGTCGGCCGGCTGCTCTACGAGCGCGGCGAGGAGATCTATAACTTCCAGGGCGTGCGTCGCTACAAGGACAAGTACGACCCGGTCTGGCAGCCGCGCTACATTGCCGCGCCTCAGAAGTGGGCGATCCCGTTCCTGCTCGCCGATATCGGGCTGCTGTCGTCCGGTGGCGTCTCGGGCCTGGCGAAACGACCCAAGAAGCTCCCGGAGAAGGCCGCGACCTAG
- a CDS encoding pectate lyase yields the protein MPLSPLSRRRLMATSAAAFAAAGALTPLRAFAAPTRDAALETMKKATRFMVDKVAYKGGYVWSYLPDFSRRWGEMEAYPTMIWVQPPGTATMGHVFLDAYHATGDEAYYDAACKAAEALIAIQHPAGGWNYLGDLAGEASIRKWYDTIGKNGWRLEEFQHYYGNATFDDAGTAESSQFLLRLYVEKQDKRFKPALDKALQFVLDSQYPNGGWPQRFPLKTEFQNHGRPDYTGYITFNDDVAGENIKFLIMIWQTLGDPRALPAIKKAMDCFVICQQPQPQPAWGLQHHVDTLKPAAARSYEPEALASHTTGANIASCMDFYELTGDPKYLARLGEALDWLDSIKLPQEIQKGRPYPTFIEVGTGKPLYVHRRGSNVVNGEYYTDQNPHGTVIHYSSFRAVNVDGLRKRLAKLKATPPEVASKDSPLKGGRKALPRFFTTGDISVSDLNVDTLKADAGQTSPDKVASLIASLNAEGWWPTELRATSNPYIGDGSSTPAPGDFSQTRVGDATDTSPYITDTPKIGISTGTYIENMAALIKYVTAS from the coding sequence ATGCCCCTCAGCCCGCTCTCCCGCCGTCGTCTCATGGCCACCTCGGCGGCCGCCTTCGCTGCAGCGGGCGCTCTGACGCCGCTGCGCGCCTTCGCCGCGCCCACCCGTGACGCCGCGCTGGAGACGATGAAGAAGGCGACGCGCTTCATGGTCGACAAGGTCGCCTACAAGGGCGGCTATGTGTGGAGCTACCTGCCCGACTTCTCGCGCCGCTGGGGCGAGATGGAAGCCTACCCCACCATGATCTGGGTGCAGCCGCCGGGCACGGCGACGATGGGCCATGTGTTCCTGGACGCCTATCACGCCACCGGCGACGAGGCCTATTACGACGCCGCCTGCAAGGCCGCCGAGGCCCTGATCGCGATCCAGCATCCCGCCGGCGGCTGGAACTATCTCGGCGATCTGGCCGGCGAGGCGTCGATCCGCAAATGGTACGACACCATCGGCAAGAACGGCTGGCGGCTGGAGGAATTCCAGCACTACTACGGCAACGCCACCTTCGATGACGCGGGCACGGCCGAGAGCTCGCAGTTCCTGCTGCGCCTCTACGTCGAAAAGCAGGACAAGCGCTTCAAGCCGGCCTTGGACAAGGCTCTGCAGTTCGTGCTCGACAGCCAGTATCCGAACGGCGGCTGGCCCCAGCGCTTCCCGCTGAAGACCGAATTCCAGAACCATGGCCGCCCCGACTATACGGGCTACATCACCTTCAACGACGATGTGGCCGGGGAGAACATCAAGTTCCTGATCATGATCTGGCAGACCCTGGGCGATCCGCGCGCCCTGCCCGCCATCAAGAAGGCGATGGACTGCTTCGTGATCTGCCAGCAGCCCCAGCCGCAGCCAGCTTGGGGCCTGCAGCACCATGTCGATACGCTGAAGCCCGCCGCAGCCCGGAGCTACGAACCCGAAGCCTTGGCGTCCCACACAACGGGCGCGAACATCGCGTCTTGCATGGATTTCTACGAACTGACCGGCGATCCGAAGTATCTTGCGCGCCTGGGCGAGGCGCTGGACTGGCTGGACAGCATCAAACTGCCGCAGGAAATCCAGAAGGGACGCCCCTACCCGACCTTTATCGAAGTTGGCACGGGCAAGCCGCTCTATGTGCACCGCCGCGGCAGCAACGTCGTCAATGGCGAATACTACACCGACCAGAACCCGCACGGGACGGTGATCCACTACTCCTCGTTCCGCGCGGTGAACGTCGACGGCCTGCGCAAGCGGCTGGCTAAGCTCAAGGCCACGCCGCCCGAAGTCGCCAGCAAGGACTCGCCGCTCAAGGGCGGTCGCAAGGCGCTGCCGAGATTCTTCACCACCGGCGACATCTCGGTCTCCGACCTGAACGTCGACACCTTGAAGGCCGACGCCGGCCAGACCTCGCCGGACAAGGTCGCCAGTCTGATCGCGTCGCTGAACGCCGAGGGCTGGTGGCCCACGGAGCTGCGGGCCACCAGCAACCCATATATCGGCGACGGGTCGTCCACTCCCGCGCCCGGCGACTTCAGCCAGACCCGCGTGGGGGATGCGACGGACACCTCGCCCTACATCACCGACACGCCGAAAATCGGCATTTCGACCGGAACCTACATCGAGAACATGGCGGCGCTGATCAAGTATGTGACGGCCAGCTAG
- a CDS encoding peptidoglycan-binding protein, which yields MTAASPWSVKGIDPKAREVAKDLARRSGMTLGEWLNRMIIEGDGQTADPRLAGDDAPNRAYLEIVKEDAPPRIEIAQHPADEVGRVALALDRLTQRIEAAEGRNAAAITGIDHSVRDALTRLGASEREQIAVAARFEGAVDELKTEQARATERLRRIESEAAGPRSAEALRALEGALGKVAGHLYEGEARTREAIATLEAKLNQQSSGDPSALVEAVVARLGERLEAAETRTSEALRELGASFQALDQRLGAVETANPATGVQERLDSLAATLTQKMEAARLEMAAKLRESADGRFDRMERKLGEMAAHVQAAEQRSAQAIERMGREIVGVADAFNRRVHAAESRNASAIEQVGGEVARIAASVEHKLNRADSVQAQALEKLGGEIARITEKLAERIGSAERRNALAIDDVGEQVARVTERLNQRHERSSQELVDRIRQSEERTLRMLEEAREKIDSRLSEAQRKLEAAPPSPPPAQAPAPVATAQRPVPPAASPFDDNYFSQAASFSTAEDEVDAFDAPPAPARSFEVAEFPAAEPEEPAFAHDDYAIADGFEPESPRYEVEPEISDFAPAEPSRPMSTRDIIEQARAAARAAAASEGKGGKAKSAKKEKASKASGSLFGGFGGFSTKKSKARLGATVTTALVVFAAAGALGACVGGLLLLNTDDGNNSPSRVAQAIAGRKADVEVNGPEADTTPGAPRAAVALTTGKVVPAEVEAPAAPPTNEAKALFEDAVRKIESGDRSGGELLKRAANGGYPAAQFYLSKMYEGGKNGVKVDMAEARRWSERAANGGDPRAMHNLALYYFKGEGGPRNSTTAASWFRKAADLGLVDSQFNLAQLYESGLGVSQNPAEAYKWYVIAGRAGDSTARGRATALRSQLTAEAQQTADRSALAFRPQTQVQTASLSSAAPTAANANLGLAQRVLSQLGYYQGPRDGVSSPALRMAIAAYQRDQGLPSTGSVDGETLNRLSVYAR from the coding sequence ATGACGGCGGCTTCGCCATGGAGCGTTAAGGGGATTGACCCCAAGGCACGGGAGGTCGCGAAAGACCTCGCGCGTCGCTCCGGCATGACTCTGGGTGAATGGCTGAACCGAATGATCATCGAAGGCGATGGTCAGACCGCTGACCCGCGTCTCGCGGGGGACGACGCCCCCAACCGCGCCTATCTTGAGATTGTCAAAGAAGATGCGCCGCCGCGCATCGAGATCGCCCAGCATCCGGCCGACGAGGTTGGTCGCGTCGCGCTGGCGCTGGATCGCCTGACCCAACGCATCGAAGCCGCCGAAGGGCGCAACGCCGCCGCCATCACCGGCATCGATCACTCCGTCCGCGACGCCCTGACGCGTCTGGGCGCATCCGAACGTGAGCAGATCGCCGTCGCCGCCCGGTTCGAGGGGGCCGTCGACGAACTGAAGACCGAGCAGGCTCGGGCCACCGAACGTCTGCGCCGGATCGAGAGCGAGGCGGCCGGTCCGCGCTCGGCCGAGGCGCTGCGCGCGCTGGAAGGCGCCTTGGGCAAGGTCGCCGGACACCTTTACGAAGGCGAGGCGCGGACGCGCGAGGCGATCGCGACGCTGGAAGCCAAGCTGAACCAGCAGAGCTCGGGCGATCCCAGCGCGCTGGTCGAGGCTGTCGTCGCGCGACTGGGCGAACGCCTGGAAGCCGCCGAAACCCGCACCAGCGAGGCGCTGCGCGAACTGGGCGCGTCGTTCCAGGCGCTGGATCAGCGCTTGGGCGCCGTCGAGACCGCCAATCCCGCTACGGGCGTTCAGGAGCGCCTGGACAGCCTGGCCGCCACCCTCACGCAGAAGATGGAAGCCGCACGCCTGGAAATGGCGGCCAAGCTTCGCGAAAGCGCCGACGGACGTTTCGACCGCATGGAGCGCAAGCTCGGCGAGATGGCGGCCCACGTGCAGGCGGCCGAACAGCGCTCGGCCCAGGCTATTGAGCGTATGGGCCGCGAGATTGTCGGTGTCGCTGACGCGTTCAATCGCCGCGTCCACGCCGCCGAGAGCCGCAACGCCAGCGCTATCGAGCAGGTCGGTGGCGAGGTGGCGCGGATCGCCGCCAGCGTCGAGCACAAGCTCAATCGCGCCGACAGCGTTCAGGCCCAGGCCCTCGAGAAGCTGGGCGGCGAGATCGCCCGGATCACCGAGAAGCTGGCCGAGCGGATCGGCAGCGCCGAGCGACGCAACGCCCTGGCCATCGACGATGTCGGCGAACAGGTCGCCCGCGTCACAGAGCGTCTGAACCAACGCCACGAACGTTCCAGCCAGGAACTGGTCGACCGCATCCGCCAGAGCGAAGAGCGCACGCTCCGCATGCTGGAAGAAGCGCGCGAGAAGATCGACAGCCGTCTGTCCGAGGCGCAGCGGAAGCTGGAAGCCGCGCCGCCGTCGCCGCCGCCCGCGCAGGCTCCGGCGCCGGTCGCGACCGCCCAGCGTCCGGTTCCGCCGGCGGCATCGCCCTTCGACGATAACTATTTCAGCCAGGCCGCTTCGTTCAGCACGGCTGAGGATGAGGTCGACGCGTTTGATGCGCCGCCTGCGCCGGCGCGTAGCTTCGAGGTGGCGGAGTTCCCGGCTGCGGAGCCGGAAGAGCCGGCCTTCGCACACGATGACTACGCGATCGCCGATGGCTTCGAGCCGGAGAGCCCGCGCTACGAAGTCGAGCCTGAGATCTCCGACTTCGCGCCCGCCGAGCCGTCGCGTCCGATGTCGACCCGCGACATCATCGAGCAGGCCCGCGCCGCCGCGCGCGCCGCCGCCGCCTCGGAAGGCAAGGGTGGCAAGGCCAAGTCGGCGAAGAAGGAAAAGGCTTCCAAGGCCAGCGGCTCGCTGTTCGGCGGCTTTGGCGGTTTCTCGACCAAGAAGTCGAAGGCGCGCTTGGGCGCGACCGTGACGACGGCCCTCGTTGTCTTCGCCGCCGCCGGCGCGCTCGGGGCCTGCGTGGGCGGCCTGCTGCTGCTGAACACCGACGACGGCAACAACTCGCCCAGCCGCGTCGCCCAGGCGATCGCTGGTCGCAAGGCCGATGTCGAGGTGAATGGTCCCGAGGCTGACACGACCCCCGGCGCGCCGCGCGCCGCCGTCGCGCTGACGACGGGCAAGGTCGTCCCGGCCGAGGTCGAGGCCCCCGCCGCCCCGCCGACCAACGAAGCCAAAGCCCTGTTCGAGGATGCGGTCCGTAAGATCGAGTCGGGCGACCGCTCGGGCGGCGAACTGCTGAAGCGCGCAGCCAATGGCGGCTACCCGGCCGCGCAGTTCTACCTCTCGAAGATGTACGAGGGCGGCAAGAACGGCGTCAAGGTCGATATGGCCGAAGCGCGCCGCTGGAGCGAGCGCGCCGCCAACGGTGGCGATCCGCGCGCCATGCACAACCTAGCCCTCTACTACTTCAAGGGCGAGGGCGGTCCGCGCAATTCGACGACGGCCGCCAGCTGGTTCCGCAAGGCCGCCGATTTGGGCCTGGTCGATAGCCAGTTCAACCTGGCTCAGCTCTACGAAAGCGGACTGGGCGTCAGCCAGAATCCGGCCGAGGCCTACAAATGGTATGTGATCGCCGGCCGGGCTGGGGATTCGACCGCGCGGGGCCGCGCTACGGCGCTGCGCTCGCAGCTGACCGCAGAGGCCCAGCAGACCGCTGACCGCTCAGCCCTGGCCTTCCGTCCGCAGACTCAGGTCCAGACCGCCAGTCTGTCCTCCGCTGCGCCGACCGCCGCAAACGCCAACCTTGGCCTTGCTCAGCGTGTCCTGTCGCAGCTGGGCTATTACCAGGGGCCGCGCGACGGTGTTTCGTCGCCCGCCCTGCGCATGGCGATCGCGGCCTATCAGCGTGATCAGGGTCTGCCCTCCACCGGATCGGTGGACGGCGAGACCCTCAATCGCCTGTCGGTGTACGCGCGCTAA
- a CDS encoding DUF3429 domain-containing protein, producing the protein MNESAGGRTPVPPAAWVFGLSTLIPFFIASGLFCYGPVAIRKSALLGLLAYSAAMVSYFGGVRTGLEIENPSPRWSVLGISLLFPLAGFGLLLGGLKFEAAWQLSGFLLVFLLQWVWDVTDHEGPSWRPRMRTLMTAGAAISLAFALEQALHM; encoded by the coding sequence ATGAACGAGTCCGCGGGCGGGCGGACGCCGGTTCCACCGGCGGCGTGGGTCTTTGGTCTATCGACCCTGATCCCATTCTTTATCGCGTCGGGCTTGTTCTGTTATGGCCCCGTGGCCATCCGGAAGTCCGCCTTGCTGGGACTTCTGGCTTACTCGGCCGCGATGGTTTCCTATTTCGGCGGGGTCCGTACCGGTCTTGAGATCGAGAACCCCAGTCCGCGATGGTCGGTCCTGGGGATCTCTCTTCTTTTCCCGCTGGCCGGATTTGGCCTGTTGCTGGGCGGCCTGAAGTTCGAAGCGGCCTGGCAGCTATCGGGTTTTCTGCTGGTGTTCCTGCTGCAGTGGGTCTGGGATGTCACCGATCACGAGGGGCCGAGTTGGCGCCCCCGGATGCGCACCCTGATGACCGCCGGCGCGGCCATCTCTCTGGCGTTCGCGCTGGAGCAGGCCCTGCATATGTAA
- the pdeM gene encoding ligase-associated DNA damage response endonuclease PdeM has protein sequence MTRFQSSPCGGLRVALANVEVMLRWSGALWLERERTLIVADLHFEKGSSYAARFGQMLPPYDTRETLDRLDREITQLAPRRLIFLGDSFHDAAGEARLASDDYSRLAGLASGRELVWAVGNHDADGPRALPGDVIDEASLAGLTLRHEPLPGAQPGEVAGHLHPAAKVSSGRATVRRRCFVTDGARLVLPAFGAYAGGLNILDEAFSGLFDGPVLAGALGPQRVHAVGLKSLRPD, from the coding sequence GTGACACGGTTCCAATCCTCACCCTGCGGCGGCCTTCGCGTTGCGCTCGCCAATGTCGAGGTGATGCTGAGGTGGTCCGGCGCACTGTGGCTAGAGCGCGAGCGCACGCTGATCGTGGCCGACCTGCACTTCGAGAAGGGCAGCAGCTACGCCGCGCGCTTTGGGCAGATGCTGCCGCCGTATGACACGCGTGAAACCCTGGATCGGCTCGATCGCGAGATCACCCAGCTGGCGCCCCGGCGGCTGATCTTTCTGGGCGACAGCTTTCACGACGCCGCCGGCGAGGCCCGGCTGGCCAGTGACGACTACAGTCGGTTGGCAGGTCTGGCTTCGGGACGAGAACTGGTCTGGGCGGTGGGCAACCATGACGCCGATGGCCCAAGAGCCCTGCCGGGTGACGTGATCGACGAGGCCAGCCTCGCGGGTCTCACGCTTCGGCATGAGCCCTTGCCCGGCGCGCAACCCGGCGAGGTGGCGGGGCACCTTCATCCCGCAGCCAAGGTGTCCAGCGGGCGCGCCACGGTCCGCCGCCGCTGCTTCGTCACCGACGGGGCGCGTCTGGTTCTGCCCGCCTTTGGCGCCTATGCGGGCGGCCTGAACATTCTCGACGAAGCCTTTTCCGGTCTATTCGATGGCCCGGTCCTGGCGGGAGCGCTGGGCCCCCAGCGGGTCCACGCGGTGGGCCTCAAATCCCTTCGACCGGACTAG
- a CDS encoding tetratricopeptide repeat protein — protein sequence MMRLGWLIALIVAGLWPDDSARAQDWRSQTDCTAVERAAEGGDTSFYVDLAICHIRGEGREPDVAKGLVWLRKAVALGETDAMVELGNLYLFGAEGLAIDASGAVKLYARAARLGDPNAMFNMAVMHRGGYGLPENPRLARAWYLRSGEAGSAAGAFGAGVALMEGYGGRSDARRGVLWLRRAIEMGSAEAMNELGRLHAEGMGVASDSDKALYFYRAAARNELPDAMYRLGAAHYNGQLTDRNYVVAMRWFQLAADRGDYDAWFALGVMCETGRGVKSDRELALQMYRRAADSDQPAVREKAQRAIDRLLGLAEDDEDPVG from the coding sequence TTGATGCGTTTGGGTTGGTTGATCGCGCTGATCGTCGCGGGCCTTTGGCCCGATGACTCGGCGCGCGCCCAGGACTGGCGCTCCCAGACCGACTGCACTGCCGTCGAGCGGGCGGCGGAGGGCGGCGACACGTCATTCTATGTCGATCTGGCGATCTGTCACATTCGGGGCGAGGGGCGCGAGCCGGATGTCGCTAAGGGGCTGGTCTGGCTTCGAAAGGCTGTGGCGCTCGGCGAGACCGACGCGATGGTCGAGCTCGGCAATCTCTACCTCTTCGGCGCGGAAGGGCTGGCGATTGACGCCTCCGGCGCCGTGAAGCTCTACGCGCGGGCGGCGCGTCTGGGCGATCCGAACGCCATGTTCAACATGGCCGTGATGCACCGGGGCGGATACGGATTACCCGAGAACCCGCGTCTGGCCCGCGCCTGGTATCTGCGGTCGGGTGAGGCCGGATCGGCCGCCGGGGCGTTCGGCGCGGGCGTCGCCCTGATGGAGGGGTATGGCGGGCGCTCGGACGCCAGACGGGGCGTTCTTTGGCTGCGCCGCGCCATCGAGATGGGCTCGGCCGAGGCCATGAACGAGCTAGGTCGCCTTCACGCCGAGGGGATGGGGGTGGCCTCGGACTCCGACAAGGCGCTCTACTTCTACCGCGCCGCGGCGCGGAACGAGCTGCCGGATGCGATGTATCGACTGGGCGCGGCCCACTACAATGGGCAGCTGACGGACAGAAACTATGTTGTGGCGATGCGCTGGTTCCAGTTGGCGGCGGATCGGGGCGACTACGACGCCTGGTTCGCCCTGGGCGTGATGTGCGAGACGGGTCGCGGCGTGAAGTCTGATCGGGAGCTGGCGCTTCAGATGTATCGTCGAGCGGCTGACAGCGACCAGCCCGCCGTCCGCGAGAAGGCGCAAAGAGCGATCGACCGGCTGCTCGGCTTGGCCGAGGATGACGAGGACCCGGTGGGTTAG
- a CDS encoding helicase C-terminal domain-containing protein, translated as MTLPAWRSILKAIEDDDVEPSDSDPDFVDWFEATFLYGRVVDAACRRHWVDPTEPLRAAVLSPAHGVLVTSATLVDPALEDPFALAEMRTGAARLPTAPKVLRLVSPFDYENNAKAFVVTDVNKEDPRQVSAAMRELFLAAGGGGLGLFTAIRRLKAVHERIAAPLADQGLALYAQHVDPLEVGALVDIFRAEEDACLLGTDAIRDGVDVPGRSLRLLVFDRVPWPRPDVLHKARRLRFGGKGYDDAVARARISQAFGRLIRRADDRGVFVMLDAAAPTRLFSSLPEGVTLERVSLVEAIEATGAFLARKEA; from the coding sequence ATGACGCTGCCGGCCTGGCGCTCGATCCTCAAAGCCATCGAGGACGACGACGTTGAGCCCAGCGACAGCGATCCGGACTTCGTCGACTGGTTCGAGGCGACCTTCCTGTACGGGCGTGTGGTGGACGCCGCTTGCCGCCGGCACTGGGTGGACCCGACCGAACCGTTGCGGGCGGCGGTGCTGTCGCCCGCGCACGGTGTCCTGGTGACCAGCGCCACCCTGGTTGATCCCGCGCTGGAGGACCCATTCGCCCTGGCCGAGATGCGCACAGGCGCGGCGCGCCTGCCGACCGCGCCCAAGGTGCTGCGGCTTGTGTCGCCTTTTGACTATGAGAACAACGCCAAGGCCTTTGTCGTCACCGACGTGAACAAGGAAGATCCGCGCCAGGTCTCGGCGGCGATGCGCGAGCTGTTCCTGGCGGCCGGGGGCGGGGGGCTTGGTCTCTTCACCGCCATCCGTCGACTCAAGGCTGTGCATGAGCGCATCGCCGCGCCGCTGGCCGATCAGGGCCTGGCGCTCTACGCCCAGCACGTCGATCCACTGGAGGTCGGGGCTTTGGTGGACATCTTCCGGGCCGAGGAGGACGCCTGCCTGCTGGGCACTGACGCGATCCGCGACGGCGTGGATGTGCCCGGCCGCTCGCTGCGGCTGCTGGTGTTTGATCGCGTGCCCTGGCCGCGCCCCGACGTGCTGCACAAGGCGCGACGTTTGCGGTTTGGGGGTAAGGGCTATGACGACGCGGTGGCCCGCGCGCGGATCAGCCAGGCCTTCGGTCGCCTGATCCGGCGGGCCGACGACCGGGGTGTGTTCGTGATGCTGGATGCGGCCGCGCCCACGCGGCTGTTCTCGAGCCTTCCCGAGGGTGTCACGTTGGAGCGGGTCAGCTTGGTCGAGGCCATCGAAGCGACCGGCGCTTTCCTGGCCAGGAAAGAGGCCTGA